The Zalophus californianus isolate mZalCal1 chromosome 8, mZalCal1.pri.v2, whole genome shotgun sequence genome has a segment encoding these proteins:
- the LOC113938655 gene encoding 60S ribosomal protein L31-like produces the protein MAPVKKGGEKKKGHSAINEVVTREYTINIHKRIHGVGFKKRAPRALKEIRKFAMKEMGTPDVLIDTRLNKAVWAKGIRNVPYRIRVRLSRKRNEDEDSPNKLYTLVTYVPVTTFKNLQTVNVDEN, from the coding sequence ATGGCTCCCGTGAAGAAGGGTGGCGAGAAGAAGAAGGGCCATTCTGCCATCAACGAAGTAGTGACCAGAGAATACACCATCAACATTCACAAGCGCATCCATGGAGTGGGTTTCAAGAAGCGTGCCCCTCGGGCACTCAAAGAGATCCGgaaatttgccatgaaggagatgggaactccagatgtgctcattgacaccaggctcaacaaagctgtctgggccaaaggaataaggaatgttccATACCGTATCCGTGTGCGGTTGTCCAGAAAACGTAACGAGGATGAAGATTCACCAAACAAGCTCTACACACTGGTTACCTATgtacctgtcaccactttcaaaaatctacagacagttaatgtggatgagaactaa